From a single Coturnix japonica isolate 7356 chromosome 18, Coturnix japonica 2.1, whole genome shotgun sequence genomic region:
- the MYOCD gene encoding myocardin isoform X10 encodes MHILQDSAAEGSIQSTQMKLKRARLADDLNEKIALRPGPLELVEKNIIPVDSAVKEAIKGTQVNFSKPSDAFAFEEDSSNDGLSPEQARSEDSQGSTESSAGTKSSELPPLAPSGPTQDHPRGIEGNTAELASGQTGQCNSPKQAVGQDSPPLPVPSVVKSKSSSDSKNRHKKPKDTKPKVKKLKYHQYIPPDQKAEKSPPPMDSAYARLLQQQQLFLQLQILSQQQQQQQQQQQQQQQHFNYPGMHQGQIKQSNEQMIKSSNASSTSVSNTPLSPVKTTFSGQTCVSSVKPGPLPSNLDDLKVSELRQQLRIRGLPVSGTKTALMERLRPFQECSSNAVPNFSEITTVTFPVTPTSTLSSYQSQSSTGMLSNGFYHFGSTSSTPPISPASSDLSVSGSLPDTFNDGPISSPQFGLQPSPVHGSAEESLMSSMNGGSIQLELEGIDTEKDKMLVEKQKVINELTWKLQQEQRQVEELRMQLQKRKRSNGLEEKQQPSQHFFGVPIKQENAASSCPFASKQTALKGQANSSEKLSNCGVPQLSHIVNSHCLEPAGQSTITSSTFLSPQCSPQHSPLGAAKSPQHISLPPSPNSHYLLAVSPGSQAEGRSASPQTSSCLRTASMTTQAGQKSPIPSPSFCKSSPALSEGKQPPPYEDAIKQQMTRSQQMDELLDVLIESGEMPANAKEDRSCLQKVPQITVSTGNSSTTLPKSSAPFEQVSSTQLPFEHCPGGGDAHLEVLLNAHSPLGRVGEITLLKMGGEESHFEGMIEGFSSKAADELLTSQEILQTPLSPMETQLSPSPADGSGLQMSFTESPWETMEWLDLTPPSSASGFSSLTPAGPSIFNIDFLDVTDLNLNTSMDLHLQQW; translated from the exons GCACGCAGGTGAACTTCTCCAAGCCATCTGATGCATTCGCCTTTGAGGAGGACAGCAGCAATGACGGCCTGTCCCCAGAGCAGGCCAGGAGTGAGGACTCCCAGGGCTCCACGGAGTCATCAGCAGGCACCAAGTCCTCTGAGCTGCCGCCCTTGGCCCCCTCAGGGCCAACCCAG GACCACCCCCGTGGCATTGAAGGCAACACAGCGGAACTTGCCTCAGGCCAGACCGGCCAGTGCAACAGCCCCAAGCAAGCAGTGGGGCAGGACAGCCCACCTCTCCCAGTGCCCTCTGTGGTGAAG TCAAAATCATCCAGTGATAGCAAGAACCGTCACAAAAAGCCCAAGGACACCAAGCCCAAGgtgaagaagctgaaatatcACCAGTACATCCCTCCAGACCAGAAGGCAGAGAAGTCCCCTCCACCTATGGACTCTGCGTATGCAAgactcctccagcagcagcagctctttctgcagctccagatcctcagccagcagcaacagcaacagcagcagcaacagcagcaacagcagcagcacttcaaCTACCCAGGGATGCACCAAGGCCAGATAAA GCAATCTAATGAGCAAATGATCAAAAGTTCAAATGCTTCATCAACTTCTGTCAGCAACACCCCTCTTTCTCCTGTGAAAACCACCTTTTCAGGCCAGACTTGTGTCTCATCTGTCAAGCCAGGCCCTCTGCCATCTAACCTGGATGATCTGAAA GTGTCAGAACTGAGGCAGCAGCTCCGAATAAGAGGCCTGCCTGTATCAGGTACCAAAACAGCACTGATGGAACGGCTACGGCCCTTCCAGGagtgcagcagcaatgcagtgcCAAACTTCAGTGAGATCACAACCGTCACCTTTCCAGTCACTCCAACAAGCACCTTGTCAAGTTACCAGTCCCAGTCTTCCACCGGCATGTTGTCAAACGGCTTCTACCACTTCGGCAGCACCAGCTCCACTCCACCCATCTCTCCAGCCTCTTCTGACCTCTCTGTGAGTGGCTCTCTGCCAGATACATTCAACGATGGGCCCATATCTTCTCCACAATTTGGTCTTCAGCCATCTCCAGTTCACGGTAGTGCTGAGGAAAGCCTGATGAGCAGCATGAATGGAGGGAGCAtccagctggagctggaagggattGACACAGAGAAGGACAAGATGCTGGTGGAGAAGCAGAAGGTCATCAATGAATTGACGTGGAAGCTGCAACAAGAGCAGAGGCAGGTAGAAGAGCTAAggatgcagctgcagaagcGAAAGAGAAGCAATGGCCTTGAGGAGAAACAACAGCCCTCCCAGCATTTCTTTGGTGTCCCCATCAAGCAAGAAAACGCAGCATCCAGCTGCCCATTTGCATCCAAACAAACTGCCTTGAAAGGCCAAGCCAACAGCTCAGAAAAGTTAAGTAACTGTGGGGTGCCACAGCTGTCTCACATTGTAAATAGTCACTGCTTGGAGCCTGCAGGGCAAAGCACCATCACCTCCTCGACATTCCTGAGCCCACAGTGCTCCCCCCAGCACTCTCCACTCGGGGCTGCAAAGAGCCCTCAGCACATCAGCCTGCCGCCGTCTCCCAACAGTCACTATCTCCTGGCAGTGTCCCCTGGCTCACAGGCAGAAGGGCGCAGCGCATCACCCCAGACCAGCAGTTGCCTTCGCACAGCATCG ATGACTACGCAGGCAGGTCAAAAGTCTCCTATTCCATCCCCAAGTTTTTGTAAGTCAAGCCCAGCCCTCTCAGAGGGAAAGCAGCCTCCACCATATGAGGATGCAATAAAGCAG CAGATGACTCGAAGTCAGCAGATGGATGAACTCCTGGACGTGCTGATTGAGAGTGGAG AAATGCCAGCCAATGCCAAGGAAGATCGGTCCTGCCTCCAGAAAGTACCTCAGATAACAGTGTCGACAGGGAACTCCAGCACGACGCTCCCAAAATCATCTGCCCCATTCGAACAGGTCTCCTCCACCCAGCTCCCATTCGAGCACTGTCCGGGCGGTGGTGACGCTCACCTCGAGGTCCTGCTGAATGCCCACAGCCCGCTTGGGAGAGTCGGTGAAATCACCCTGCTGAAGATGGGAGGAGAGGAGTCCCACTTTGAAGGGATGATAGAGGGGTTCTCCAGCAAAGCCGCAGATGAACTGCTCACCTCCCAGGAGATTTTACAGACTCCTCTCTCCCCCATGGAAACTCAgctctctccttcccctgctgATGGCTCCGGTTTACAAATGAGTTTCACCGAATCTCCGTGGGAAACGATGGAGTGGCTGGACCTCACCCCCCCCAGCTCCGCCTCTGGCTTCAGCTCACTCACTCCCGCAGGCCCCAGCATCTTCAACATTGATTTCCTGGATGTTACTGATCTCAATTTAAACACCAGCATGGACCTCCACCTGCAGCAGTGGTGA
- the MYOCD gene encoding myocardin isoform X9, whose translation MAPSSSHPPLQSGRMFCSYGFSREEPVSSWQTKASCHTEDYLKHKIRSRPERSDLVNMHILQGTQVNFSKPSDAFAFEEDSSNDGLSPEQARSEDSQGSTESSAGTKSSELPPLAPSGPTQDHPRGIEGNTAELASGQTGQCNSPKQAVGQDSPPLPVPSVVKSKSSSDSKNRHKKPKDTKPKVKKLKYHQYIPPDQKAEKSPPPMDSAYARLLQQQQLFLQLQILSQQQQQQQQQQQQQQQHFNYPGMHQGQIKQSNEQMIKSSNASSTSVSNTPLSPVKTTFSGQTCVSSVKPGPLPSNLDDLKVSELRQQLRIRGLPVSGTKTALMERLRPFQECSSNAVPNFSEITTVTFPVTPTSTLSSYQSQSSTGMLSNGFYHFGSTSSTPPISPASSDLSVSGSLPDTFNDGPISSPQFGLQPSPVHGSAEESLMSSMNGGSIQLELEGIDTEKDKMLVEKQKVINELTWKLQQEQRQVEELRMQLQKRKRSNGLEEKQQPSQHFFGVPIKQENAASSCPFASKQTALKGQANSSEKLSNCGVPQLSHIVNSHCLEPAGQSTITSSTFLSPQCSPQHSPLGAAKSPQHISLPPSPNSHYLLAVSPGSQAEGRSASPQTSSCLRTASMTTQAGQKSPIPSPSFCKSSPALSEGKQPPPYEDAIKQQMTRSQQMDELLDVLIESGEMPANAKEDRSCLQKVPQITVSTGNSSTTLPKSSAPFEQVSSTQLPFEHCPGGGDAHLEVLLNAHSPLGRVGEITLLKMGGEESHFEGMIEGFSSKAADELLTSQEILQTPLSPMETQLSPSPADGSGLQMSFTESPWETMEWLDLTPPSSASGFSSLTPAGPSIFNIDFLDVTDLNLNTSMDLHLQQW comes from the exons GCACGCAGGTGAACTTCTCCAAGCCATCTGATGCATTCGCCTTTGAGGAGGACAGCAGCAATGACGGCCTGTCCCCAGAGCAGGCCAGGAGTGAGGACTCCCAGGGCTCCACGGAGTCATCAGCAGGCACCAAGTCCTCTGAGCTGCCGCCCTTGGCCCCCTCAGGGCCAACCCAG GACCACCCCCGTGGCATTGAAGGCAACACAGCGGAACTTGCCTCAGGCCAGACCGGCCAGTGCAACAGCCCCAAGCAAGCAGTGGGGCAGGACAGCCCACCTCTCCCAGTGCCCTCTGTGGTGAAG TCAAAATCATCCAGTGATAGCAAGAACCGTCACAAAAAGCCCAAGGACACCAAGCCCAAGgtgaagaagctgaaatatcACCAGTACATCCCTCCAGACCAGAAGGCAGAGAAGTCCCCTCCACCTATGGACTCTGCGTATGCAAgactcctccagcagcagcagctctttctgcagctccagatcctcagccagcagcaacagcaacagcagcagcaacagcagcaacagcagcagcacttcaaCTACCCAGGGATGCACCAAGGCCAGATAAA GCAATCTAATGAGCAAATGATCAAAAGTTCAAATGCTTCATCAACTTCTGTCAGCAACACCCCTCTTTCTCCTGTGAAAACCACCTTTTCAGGCCAGACTTGTGTCTCATCTGTCAAGCCAGGCCCTCTGCCATCTAACCTGGATGATCTGAAA GTGTCAGAACTGAGGCAGCAGCTCCGAATAAGAGGCCTGCCTGTATCAGGTACCAAAACAGCACTGATGGAACGGCTACGGCCCTTCCAGGagtgcagcagcaatgcagtgcCAAACTTCAGTGAGATCACAACCGTCACCTTTCCAGTCACTCCAACAAGCACCTTGTCAAGTTACCAGTCCCAGTCTTCCACCGGCATGTTGTCAAACGGCTTCTACCACTTCGGCAGCACCAGCTCCACTCCACCCATCTCTCCAGCCTCTTCTGACCTCTCTGTGAGTGGCTCTCTGCCAGATACATTCAACGATGGGCCCATATCTTCTCCACAATTTGGTCTTCAGCCATCTCCAGTTCACGGTAGTGCTGAGGAAAGCCTGATGAGCAGCATGAATGGAGGGAGCAtccagctggagctggaagggattGACACAGAGAAGGACAAGATGCTGGTGGAGAAGCAGAAGGTCATCAATGAATTGACGTGGAAGCTGCAACAAGAGCAGAGGCAGGTAGAAGAGCTAAggatgcagctgcagaagcGAAAGAGAAGCAATGGCCTTGAGGAGAAACAACAGCCCTCCCAGCATTTCTTTGGTGTCCCCATCAAGCAAGAAAACGCAGCATCCAGCTGCCCATTTGCATCCAAACAAACTGCCTTGAAAGGCCAAGCCAACAGCTCAGAAAAGTTAAGTAACTGTGGGGTGCCACAGCTGTCTCACATTGTAAATAGTCACTGCTTGGAGCCTGCAGGGCAAAGCACCATCACCTCCTCGACATTCCTGAGCCCACAGTGCTCCCCCCAGCACTCTCCACTCGGGGCTGCAAAGAGCCCTCAGCACATCAGCCTGCCGCCGTCTCCCAACAGTCACTATCTCCTGGCAGTGTCCCCTGGCTCACAGGCAGAAGGGCGCAGCGCATCACCCCAGACCAGCAGTTGCCTTCGCACAGCATCG ATGACTACGCAGGCAGGTCAAAAGTCTCCTATTCCATCCCCAAGTTTTTGTAAGTCAAGCCCAGCCCTCTCAGAGGGAAAGCAGCCTCCACCATATGAGGATGCAATAAAGCAG CAGATGACTCGAAGTCAGCAGATGGATGAACTCCTGGACGTGCTGATTGAGAGTGGAG AAATGCCAGCCAATGCCAAGGAAGATCGGTCCTGCCTCCAGAAAGTACCTCAGATAACAGTGTCGACAGGGAACTCCAGCACGACGCTCCCAAAATCATCTGCCCCATTCGAACAGGTCTCCTCCACCCAGCTCCCATTCGAGCACTGTCCGGGCGGTGGTGACGCTCACCTCGAGGTCCTGCTGAATGCCCACAGCCCGCTTGGGAGAGTCGGTGAAATCACCCTGCTGAAGATGGGAGGAGAGGAGTCCCACTTTGAAGGGATGATAGAGGGGTTCTCCAGCAAAGCCGCAGATGAACTGCTCACCTCCCAGGAGATTTTACAGACTCCTCTCTCCCCCATGGAAACTCAgctctctccttcccctgctgATGGCTCCGGTTTACAAATGAGTTTCACCGAATCTCCGTGGGAAACGATGGAGTGGCTGGACCTCACCCCCCCCAGCTCCGCCTCTGGCTTCAGCTCACTCACTCCCGCAGGCCCCAGCATCTTCAACATTGATTTCCTGGATGTTACTGATCTCAATTTAAACACCAGCATGGACCTCCACCTGCAGCAGTGGTGA